In bacterium, the following proteins share a genomic window:
- a CDS encoding aminotransferase class V-fold PLP-dependent enzyme yields the protein MDPSTARLIDTIRENVIGADRAVEGPYGLRRITYADYTASGRSLKFIEDFIADEVLPLYANTHTESSATGQQTSRFREDARRVILEACGGDERDAVIFCGAGATGAINKLVEILNLRLPADLDARYGLSSHLPPQDRPVVFIGPYEHHSNELPWRESIAEVVTIPEDENGRIDLDALRAALQACAGRKLLIGSFSAASNVTGIVSDTAEVSRLLHEHGALAFWDFAAAAPYVRIEMNPGPEYGPGRGPASHKDAIFLSPHKFIGGPGTPGVLVVKRGLLTNRVPTVPGGGTVAYVGADRHDYLVDPTAREEGGTPAIVEAIRAGLVFGLKQAVGARSIEEREADFVRRAIAAWSAHPRLQILGNLQAERLSIVSFMVRHGERYLHHNFVVALLNDLFGIQARGGCSCAGPYGHRLLGIDRERSLQFQAAILHGSEGIKPGWVRVNFNYFISEPVFTYLLEAVRLIADQGWRLLPHYEFQLETGLWRHRERRPFAGLSLDDLSYAGGRLSYPSRRLTAPESAYADYLEEARRLFAAAAAEPPRPDATPALTPDAERLRWFPLPGDPAPVD from the coding sequence TTGGATCCCAGCACCGCCCGCCTCATCGACACCATCCGCGAGAACGTCATCGGCGCCGACCGCGCCGTCGAGGGCCCCTACGGCCTGCGCCGGATCACCTACGCGGACTACACCGCGTCGGGCCGCTCCCTGAAGTTCATCGAGGACTTCATCGCCGACGAGGTGCTGCCGCTCTACGCCAACACCCACACCGAGAGCTCGGCGACCGGCCAGCAGACCTCGCGCTTCCGCGAGGACGCGCGGCGCGTGATCCTCGAGGCCTGCGGCGGCGACGAGCGCGACGCGGTGATCTTCTGCGGCGCGGGCGCCACCGGCGCCATCAACAAGCTGGTCGAGATCCTGAACCTGCGCCTGCCCGCCGACCTCGACGCGCGCTACGGCCTCTCCTCGCACCTCCCGCCGCAGGACCGGCCGGTGGTCTTCATCGGGCCCTACGAGCACCACAGCAACGAGCTGCCCTGGCGCGAGTCCATCGCCGAGGTGGTGACCATCCCCGAGGACGAGAACGGCCGCATCGACCTGGACGCGCTGCGGGCGGCGCTGCAGGCGTGCGCCGGCAGGAAGCTGCTGATCGGCAGCTTCTCGGCCGCCAGCAACGTCACCGGGATCGTCTCGGACACCGCCGAGGTGTCGCGGCTGCTGCACGAGCACGGCGCGCTCGCCTTCTGGGACTTCGCCGCCGCGGCGCCGTACGTGCGCATCGAGATGAACCCCGGCCCCGAGTATGGTCCTGGGCGCGGCCCCGCGTCGCACAAGGACGCGATCTTCCTCTCGCCCCACAAGTTCATCGGCGGGCCGGGCACCCCCGGCGTGCTGGTGGTCAAGCGCGGCCTGCTGACCAACCGCGTGCCGACGGTGCCCGGCGGCGGTACGGTGGCCTACGTCGGCGCCGACCGGCACGACTACCTCGTCGATCCCACGGCGCGCGAGGAGGGCGGCACGCCGGCGATCGTCGAGGCCATCCGCGCGGGGCTGGTCTTCGGCCTTAAGCAGGCCGTGGGCGCGCGGAGCATCGAGGAGCGCGAGGCGGACTTCGTGCGGCGGGCCATCGCCGCCTGGTCGGCCCACCCGCGCCTGCAGATCCTGGGCAACCTGCAGGCGGAGCGGCTGTCGATCGTCTCGTTCATGGTCCGCCACGGCGAGCGCTACCTGCACCACAACTTCGTGGTCGCGCTGCTGAACGACCTGTTCGGCATCCAGGCCCGCGGCGGCTGCTCGTGCGCCGGGCCGTACGGCCACCGGCTGCTGGGCATCGACCGGGAGCGCTCCCTGCAGTTCCAGGCGGCGATCCTGCACGGGTCCGAGGGGATCAAGCCGGGCTGGGTGCGGGTCAACTTCAACTACTTCATCAGCGAGCCCGTGTTCACCTACCTGCTGGAGGCCGTGCGGCTGATCGCGGACCAGGGCTGGCGCCTGCTGCCGCACTACGAGTTCCAGCTGGAGACCGGCCTGTGGCGGCACCGCGAGCGCCGCCCCTTCGCGGGGCTGAGCCTGGACGACCTGAGCTACGCCGGCGGCCGGCTGTCGTACCCGTCGCGCCGGCTCACCGCGCCCGAGAGCGCCTACGCCGATTACCTGGAAGAGGCGCGGCGCCTCTTCGCTGCGGCGGCCGCCGAACCGCCGCGGCCCGATG
- the crcB gene encoding fluoride efflux transporter CrcB, with the protein MTRLLAIAAAGALGAVARYGLSGFAQRWFPPSFPGGTLVVNTLGCFFAGLLAALLLDRWPVGPTTRAALLIGFLGAFTTFSTFANETLALAREGGELRAVLNVALSVVLGLGAAWAGAALASLAGPGSS; encoded by the coding sequence GTGACGCGCCTGCTGGCCATCGCTGCGGCCGGCGCCCTGGGCGCCGTCGCCCGCTACGGCCTGTCGGGCTTTGCGCAGCGCTGGTTCCCGCCCTCGTTCCCCGGCGGCACGCTGGTGGTCAACACGCTGGGCTGCTTCTTCGCCGGCCTGTTGGCCGCGCTGCTGCTGGACCGCTGGCCCGTGGGCCCGACCACGCGCGCCGCGCTGCTGATCGGTTTCCTGGGCGCCTTCACCACCTTCAGCACCTTCGCCAACGAGACCCTCGCCCTGGCGCGCGAAGGCGGCGAGCTGCGGGCGGTGCTGAACGTCGCGCTTTCGGTGGTGCTGGGGCTGGGAGCGGCCTGGGCGGGGGCGGCGCTGGCATCGTTGGCGGGGCCGGGATCCTCCTGA